The DNA sequence GACAGTACCTTCTGTCTACAAGATTTTTGGACCAGGTAACCAGTATGTAACAGCAGCCAAACAGTTGGCAGCCAAAAGTGGTGTGGCTATTGATATGCCTGCAGGGCCTTCAGAGGTAGCTGTTTGGGCAGATGATACGGCTAATCCAGCATTTGTTGCAGCTGATTTGCTATCACAGGCAGAACATGGTGTCGATAGTCAGGTCTTGTTGGTGAGTACTTCTGAAACATTGATTGAGCGTGTGCAAGAAGCAGTTGCAGAACAGCTGTCTGTACTTCCAAGAAAGGAGATTGCTGAAAAGGCTTTGGAAAACAGCAGGTCAATTTTGGTGCAGAATGAAGCTGAAGCGTTGGAGCTGATTAACGAATATGCTGCAGAACACCTTATTTTGGCATTGAAATATGCTGCTGATGTAGCGGAGCAAATTATCAATGCAGGCTCTGTATTTATTGGGCATTATACACCTGAAGCAGCAGGAGACTATGCGTCAGGAACCAATCATACATTGCCAACTTATGGGTATGCACGTAACCATAGTGGTGTTTCTTTGGACAGCTTTTACAGAAAAATCACTTTTCAGCATATTACCAAGGAAGGGCTTCAGGAGTTAGGGCCACATGTTGAAAATATGGCAGAGGCAGAGGAGCTTGCAGCACATAAAAATGCGGTGACTGTTAGGCTGAATGCTATAAAACAATAATCCTACAATGGAAAGCGACCATTTTCATCCAAAAAAATAGCGGCAAGCAGTCTTTAAATTTAGAATGCTTGCCGCATTGCTTTTAATAAGCAAAATACGTTGATGATAATCTTAATTATAAGCCGTATTCGTCAATGTAAGCCAAGATACCACCTTTAAGGTTATAAAGATTATCGTAGCTCTCATCTTCAGCCTCCAGGAGTTCGATAGCATGCGCACTTCTTTTGCCGCTTCTGCAATGCACAACTACTTTTTTATCTTTTGAGA is a window from the Limibacter armeniacum genome containing:
- the hisD gene encoding histidinol dehydrogenase, which encodes MQVFKYPEKSEWASLLQRPAMSFEDIEARVKPVMEAVKAEGDKALSRFTSQFDGVELSAFEVTEEEFEEASSLVSDELKESINIAKENILVFHMAQKEGVEKIETMPGVTCWRKSVAVQKVGLYIPGGTAPLFSTVLMLAVPAVIAGCEELVLCTPPNKEGKVHPAILFAARISGIQKVFKVGGAQAVAAMTYGTETVPSVYKIFGPGNQYVTAAKQLAAKSGVAIDMPAGPSEVAVWADDTANPAFVAADLLSQAEHGVDSQVLLVSTSETLIERVQEAVAEQLSVLPRKEIAEKALENSRSILVQNEAEALELINEYAAEHLILALKYAADVAEQIINAGSVFIGHYTPEAAGDYASGTNHTLPTYGYARNHSGVSLDSFYRKITFQHITKEGLQELGPHVENMAEAEELAAHKNAVTVRLNAIKQ